A genomic window from Eriocheir sinensis breed Jianghai 21 chromosome 9, ASM2467909v1, whole genome shotgun sequence includes:
- the LOC126996268 gene encoding mucin-3A-like gives MRSFMNLHWDSGRTSSDTWLMRHIDIAQSLCRVKIQDNAVPSIFPFPGSEKSISAPPTPVPAVPSSPLYDHATPTPVPAVPSSPLYDHATPTPVPAVPSSPLYDHATPTPVPAVPSSPLYVHATPTPVPAVPSSPLYVHATPTPVPVVLSSPLYVHATPTPVPAVPSSPLYVHATPTPVPAVPSSPLARSALLSSVRPCDTHTSARSALLSSVRPCNTHTSACSALLSSVRPCNTHTSARSALLSTERPCNTHTSARSALLSFAHQCNTHTSAHRAPLSLAHQCNTHTSAHSAPLSFARQCNTHISAHRSPLSFARQCNTHTSARSALLSFACQCNTHISAHRAPLSFARQCNTHTSARSAPSPLSASCNTHTSARSAPLSFARQCNTHTSARRAPLSFARQCNTHTSACSAPLSRQCTTYIRVTHKRSEEKTGEMWSKAQGGKKESKSFTAENPTN, from the exons ATGCGGTCCTTCATGAATCTGCACTGGGACTCAGGAAGGACCAGTTCTGATACGTGGTTGATGAGGC ACATTGACATTGCCCAGTCCCTGTGTCGTGTGAAAATACAAGACAATGCTGTGCCAAGTATATTCCCCTTTCCAGGAAGTGAAAAGTCCATCAGTGCaccacccacaccagtgcccgcagtgccctcctctcctctgtatGACCATGCaacacccacaccagtgcccgcagtgccctcctctcctctgtatGACCATGCaacacccacaccagtgcccgcagtgccctcctctcctctgtatGACCATGCaacacccacaccagtgcccgcagtgccctcctctcctctgtatGTCCATGCaacacccacaccagtgcccgcagtgccctcctctcctctgtatGTCCATGCaacacccacaccagtgcccgtagtgctctcctctcctctgtacgTCCATGCaacacccacaccagtgcccgcagtgccctcctctcctctgtatGTCCATGCaacacccacaccagtgcccgcagtgccctcctctcctct tgcccgcagtgccctcctctcctctgtacGTCCGTGCGACActcacaccagtgcccgcagtgccctcctctcctctgtacGTCCGTGTAACACCCACACCAGTGcctgcagtgccctcctctcctctgtacGTCCATGCAACActcacaccagtgcccgcagtgccctcctctccacTGAACGTCCATGCaacacccacaccagtgcccgcagtgccctcctctcctttgCCCACCAATGCaacacccacaccagtgcccaTAGAGCCCCCCTCTCCTTGGCCCACCAATGCAACACCCATACCAGTGCCCACAGTGCCCCGCTCTCCTTTGCCCGCCAGTGCAACACCCACATTAGTGCCCACAGATCCCCCCTCTCCTTTGCCCGCCAGTGCaacacccacaccagtgcccgcagtgccctcctctcctttgCCTGCCAGTGCAACACCCACATTAGTGCCCACAGAGCCCCCCTCTCCTTTGCCCGCCAGTGCaacacccacaccagtgcccgcagtgccccctCTCCTTTGTCCGCCAGT TGCaacacccacaccagtgcccgcagtgcccccctCTCCTTTGCCCGCCAGTGCaacacccacaccagtgcccgcagagccCCCCTCTCCTTTGCCCGCCAGTGCAACACCCACACCAGTGCCTGCAGTGcccccctctcccgccagtgcactacctacATCAGAGTCACCCACAAAAGATCTGAAGAGAAAACTGGAGAAATGTGGAGCAAAGCTCAGGGTggcaagaaagaaagtaaaagtttTACAGCAGAAAACCCAACGAATTAA